Sequence from the Equus asinus isolate D_3611 breed Donkey chromosome 5, EquAss-T2T_v2, whole genome shotgun sequence genome:
TTTGGTCTGATTAAAGAAGACTACACAGCATTTAACACTGTACTTGGCTCAAGgaagatattaaataaaaaaatttaaggcagggctggccccatggccaagtggttgagttcgcacattccgctttggcagcccagggtttcacaggtttggatcctgggcgtggacatggaaccgttcatcaggccattttgaggcggtgtcccacatgccacaactagaaggacccacacctaagaatatacaactacatactggggggatttggggagaaaaagccatTTTCCTTTGGTTTAACAATGGAGTAGGACAAAATGATAATCTAATCCAaggaagcaaaaatgaaaactaacGTTCCCTGTTTATTCTCCAGAGGCATAAAACTATGACTTAGTCTACTTCAAATTCCTAACCTGTCTTCTTTCAGGATGTGAAAGCAACAATACCAGTGAGTGCAAAGATTATGGCAAAACAACAAGTAGGATGCTGCAACAACTCTCTAACAATTGTTTTAGTCAGCAAGGCAAATCTCCAACTTGCCAAAAAGTGTTAATCTTCAGTCACAAtttgtctgaatttttaaaagacagacaaAGTAGGTATAAGTACCAACGCTGGTGTGAACAGTTTCAGTGTctggggacagaggagggagagaacaaGAGGACCGGTTCCAGTCTAGGGGACTGAAATACTGAGCTCTCTTTCAGagctcccttctttttctctagacttccctctgtccctccttACCAAGgttatgtgccaggaactagtgctttcagatttgtctaatttcatTCTCACAAGCCTATGAGGTAGGTGTTATTCCTTTTTACAGATCAGACAACTAAAGAGCAGAAAAGGATAAGTAACACACACTGCTACAAGCTGGTAAATAAGAaggagagctgggatttgaacccagagctaTCTTACTCCAAGGTCAATGCTCTTAAGCACCATGTTTACACTGCTTCCCTTCTATTACATAAAAAAAATAGTGGTTTTAAGTTTCAAGtacaaaaaattaaagttttgtaTCATCATGGAAATTTCTGCCATGAAAACAATGTTAGAGAAATCGGGAGGGTAAACAAAGTCTAAATTCTAGAACATGTCCTATTTGTTGAGCATTCTTCTTACTTTaaatttcttcacattttctttatataagtaGTTTTTTCCAAGAAGGGCTACCAAGagtaaagatgaggaaaaaagagGCAAGCTTTAAAGGCACTCACACTTTCAGCATTTCAATAGTGACAGGAAGTGACCTCGTCCGACCCAGGGTACTGTTGTCCTCAGAAAAGCTGTCACTGTTCTCGAAGAGCAAGGAGTGAGCTCTATGAGAGCCCTCCAAGGGAGGACTCATGGGAAGTGGGCTGGTGAGGGCCTGCTGGATTCGAATATGCAGTGGGACTGGGGGCAGTCTGGGGGGTACATGGGGCTCCCCAAAGCTGTGGTCCAACATCCTCTTAGGTACTTCCTTTTTCTGATCTTCCTGCTGGGGGACCTCTTGGGGTAGGTCCAAGGAAGGTGGAAACTCAATTTCTGGCACAACTTGAAAAGTCTtagcagggaagggaggggaccgTGGGGGTTCTGGAGGTACATGAGTAGGCAGTGGGGGGGATGGAGAGGGAGGTGGGATCATCAGCAGTGGTTCGGAGCCCACAGAGCAcgtgctcttctctctctgatcaCTTGGTGCTTTTGTAgtggcagcaacagcagcagacTCCGAGGTGGGTACCAAGGTTGATGGGATACCTCTCTTAGGTGGTAAGGGTGGGGATGGTTTGGATAACAATGTACCACTGTTTATTGCTTGGGACAGTTCAGCTGGAAAAGAGAGAGCGACATCTCAATTTAAGATGGTTTTACAATGCTTTGAGGGACCGGCCCATGGCCTAGAATTAGAGCTGGGCTCAATCTGAATCTTTCAGGCAAATTATACCATTTCACGGCTTTGCCATTTCCTAGATATCTTGTCCTGAAACAAAATTTATACTTAAATATCTAGAATGCCTAATAAATGTAGAGGTGTAGAAACACCACTACCTTAATACTCTGATGAGAAATTTCTTATTTGCTGTGATAATAGATATGACAACTTTTTATGACTTGATCTTGGTCTAGATAAAGTTAATatgaataaagacagaaaaaatgcaaatttgttcTTCTGTCTAACAGTActccattaaaatttaaatatgcagctagcaataaaaaaacaaacactatCATCAGGCACTGCTACCATATGTTGACAAATATGATATCTAGATATCTGAACTCTGTATTATGAAACGATTAATAATGACATCTTGGCTTTTAACGGCAAATGTAAAGGCCTTTGAAGAAATCAAAGTGCATTTCTATCCCTGACTTCATATTCTCCTTACTTAAgagattatctttattatttctttaggagattagccctgagataagatctgctgccaatcctcccctatttgccgaggaagattggccctgagctaacatccgtgcccaccttcctctattttttatatatgggacacctgccacagcatgccttgataagcagtgcgtagatctgcacccaggatctgaaccagtgaacccctggccactgaagcagagtgcatgaactcaaccactacgccaccgggctggcccctatctttactattttacagaaggaaaaactgaggccACAAAAGTTAGGTGACTTTCCTAAGATCAGACTACAAACTGACAAGGGCTCAGCTAGGTCCCAGGTCTCATTATTAGGCTCTACTCTCTGGATCCCACTGTCATTGATTTTTATTAGTGTTCACACCACTTGTTGTCCCTTATGCCCAACCCCCCATTCGCCACTCCCCACCTACAGTGTGGGCTCCCTGATGATGTGGCAACTCTTGCCTTGATCAGCACAGCCAGAGTtgggcacagtgcctgggacatagtgGGTCTTCAATACACGTTTATTAGATGAAAGGCCCCTATTCTATACCATGACAGTATATATCCCTATGTGATTCCTTAAAGCCCACAATGACTCAGGTGTTGATTCAGCAAAGTCCCTTTGGAGGGCTCCAAATGGCCTTTAAGAAGTGGATCATCACATCACGCAGGGGCCAACCTTGCAAAATAATTAAATACCAGTTCTCTTGATCACCAGCCTCTAACCCTCTACCCAAACCCCTTATTTTGGTCCCACCATTTTCAAATGGTTCCATATCTCTTACCTAGAGAGCAGAACCTCAAGGTTCtctgaaatgaaatttatttGCCCTAAATCCCATTCCACTGACAGCAAAGTAAAAGGTTAGTTAGTCTGATAATGTTTTAATGTCACTCATcattagtaaatttttaaaaagactttctaGAAAAACACAGcatacacatacaaaaaagatttaaaaaatgtgaatttggGACCAATGAAAGAGATATTCTGGGGTAGACTGGACTTTTGCTGCCTCTCTAAAAATTGCAGTTAGCTATCTCATCTATAACAAAACCCACCCTTGACATGACCAAATTTGAGTATTTTAATGTTTGAAGTGATTTGGTAATTTAAGGAAAACATACCCCTGAAGATGTCAAGGACATGAACTCTAGGACGTCTACCCTGACAATGGCGTCTGGCTGTAGTTCTACGGTAAAGATGGCAGAATGTTCGCGGGAGGGGTTACAAATTCCCTTCTTCTGTTTGGCTATTTATAGTGCTCCTTCCTTAGTCCTAATATTCCTAATTAGTCCTTAGTCCCAATACTGTTATGGCTGTTAGCAGACATAGCAATGTCTAAAGCAGTGATTTTCAGAGTCTGGATTTCATGGACCAATATGACTATAAAGAAATTCTCAACCAACCTCAGGtagtcaatttctttttttatctttttttttttttttttgaggaagattagccatgagctaacatccgtgcccatcttcctctactttatatgtgggatgcctaccacagcatggtgtgctaagcggtgccatgactgcacctgggatccgaactggcgaaccccaggccgctgaagcagaacgtgtgcacttaaccgctgcgccaccgggccagcccctcaggttgtcaatttttaatatttccaagtAAGGATTGATATTTAGTAAACTATTTATGAACATAATCCTTTCATGAAAGAAACAGCCTTTTAACACCAAGGAATTAGGAAGGTCATAATTTCAGAATAAGAGATAGTCCTTTAAATcaaatctatttaattttaatgaaaactctgtgaatggtcctatttttctccttctgctaagGACCTCTCATGGACTGATGGTGATCCCTCAGTCACAGGGCCTACTGCTTTGGGCTATTTACCTTAGGCCCTCTGTGGTTCAGCCCAGGGTGTAGTACACATATTACCATTTTTTATGTTGTCTTACCCTGAAAAGGGTGGAGTACAACTggtttagagcagtggttctcaatgtgtGGTCCCCACATatgcagcatcagcatcatctgggaacttactagaaatgcaaattcccaggCCCAACTCCAGACTTAGTGAATCGGAAACTCTAAGGgcagggcccagcaatctgtattttaacaaccCTCCAGGTGATCGTGATTAGAACACTTTCAGACAACAGTGTGAGAACACAGATGGACAGGACAGAGGTCTGCACTTGAGAGCTGAAAAGCCTATGTGCAGTTTCTCTCTCTCACGAACTACCACCCTGAGTGAGTCACAACTTCTTCACGTTCTAATTGCCCTCACTATATAACAGATAAAATCAGTTTCCTGCTTCACTAGGTGGCATtgaaaataagtatatgaaagCTTCTGAAGTTCCTCAAGGTGAAGTCAACACGGCCACTAACCATCCAAGGGGGTGATAATAAGAACCTTCATCCTGTTTTTATCAAGCTACTCTAAGCTGTCACGCTCACAATGAATTCTCAGCCTGCTCTTCCAGGTTCTAGTCGCCCCTCACGACTTGGTGGTATTAGCCATTTAACAAGCATATTTTATTCCTCCATTCAATCATTAACAAGAACTTTAAGCAGTACTAAGCCTAGTatcattttttcctgaaaaactaccttcctttctctcctccccttcttgaAAATTCTCTAAGAAGGTATGTATCTATGTGAAGAAAATAGACCTAAATAGGACTTGAGGTAAATATGAAAATTTACTAAACCAATACAATGCACTGGTTATCTTCCCTGCTTTCCCTCTTCCACCACTTATTTTATTAAGAGCAGCATTCTTAGCTCACCTGAGATAAAACACGATTTTATCAGGACAATTTAATATCTTTTGCAGTTCCCGATGAAGATATTATGCCAGACACTGAATCACAAGTTACTCTGGCATCTATTCAATCATCTTTTTATCTATTGGGCTTATGCTGAAGGAAGGCACTGGCAGTTTAAAgtaggtttaaaaaaaacacaaagcttTCCTCCATGCAGGTCAAACCTGTTGTGGTCTTCACATGTCTAATCGCCTAACTATAAATAGTATCTTAGAAATATTGTATTTCAAATATTAATCCCCCCAAACTTGAACCTAACTTTCATGATATCTGATCCCAGCCTGTTTCCATTCCTAGCCATATGCCTCATTTTCAAGACTTTTCTCTATATTGAGGGCATTCAAAGGGATGAGATATGACCTCGCTCACAGACCAAATCAATATTGTACCAGTTATCCAATAACACAACCatccaaaaccaaaccaaaccaaaccaaatccaATGGAAACCTAAAGACTTACTTACCAATGACAGGGTTGCTATTTCTGTGAGCTGGTTTAGGGGGAGGGATAGGGGGCTGCTTGGCAGGGACCGTATGAGTGAGGCTCGGGGTAGCAGTAGTGTTAGTGCTGGCAGGAGCAGCAGGCAGCGTCCTGGGTGCTGGGGAAGGGGGGACAGAGGAATGAACAGTTTTTGCTAGGTTTGAGgcagcagtggtggcagcaggtgctgtggtggtggcggCGGTAGAGGTGGAGGAGATGGACCTTGCCGTGCTGCCAGAGGAAGTGGCATCCTTTGCTTGTCCTTCATTTGCTTCGTGAGAAGAGGACAAGGGTCTTTTAGGGGGAAGTAAAGGCTGTTTGGGTGCATTTTCAGGACCGGACTCTGCTTCAGAATTAGGTTGGCTTCCAGTTGAGCCTGTGTAATAACAGATGTGATtgaaaagggaagagaataaccaGATAGACTGAAAAAGCTAACACATCTACAGATTTACGGTCAACTTCatcaattatttaatttatagatTAGTTTACAGGCAAAAGTTCCCCAGTCTCAACATACTTAAGGTATACGACACTTCCTCAATCAGTAAGAGAGGCTCGCTATGGTAGTGATTCTTCATACAAGAGCCAGGCAACTGGAGGAGGCACATCAGAACCCCTTGAGTGGAGGAGGGGGAATGGGTACCTTGAAAAAGTCCTACAGGTATCACATATTTAACATCTTCTGTCCTTAAGAATCACAAATTTAGGTATTTTCTGAATGCAAGAATGAGAGGGCGGAGATTCCACTTAAAGTTGCCACTAGCTGAAAAAGTGCTAGAGGAGAAGAGAATTCcctctgaattttatttctccCCTGAATCTCTTGCAAATCCTCGAGGTAAATGAGAATGTCTGATCCATGGCTCTTAAACTAAAAAATCCAGAGTTTCTTACCTAGTCGCTTCTTTGGGTCCTCTTCTGGAATTGGTTTCCTAAGACTTGTTATTCTTCCTGGCTCTTCCTCTCCTTCGTCTGGACTAGAAGATCTGGCACTCCCTATGGGGGTGGTATGGCCATTCTTTAACATGGCATGGCTCAACTTCCCTGGATCCTCACCACCTGCAGGATCACAATGGAAAGAGAAACTGATGGAACTGGCGCAGTCAGACAGGGAGAAGAGTTGGTGATTTCTAACCTCTTTCATCCCTTTCCCAATCTTCCTGTTTTAGCTTATTActtatatttagattatttagATCTTTATAGTAGTAATGGAAATAAGTAATTCCTTTTTCCAATAAACATTTGATTGCCTACTATTTGCCAGGTACCTTGTTACATGAATAAGAGAGCTTTATTATACATAAATAATTACAATGCTAAATGTTAAGAGCTAATGGATGAAGTGATGCggcaggaataaaaaagaaacaattctcTTGGGGTGGGAATGAAGTTAGGAAAGCCGTACAGAAAGTGGTAGCTAAACTGGGTCTTAAAGAATGAGTGAGAGCCTACCACACCGATGACAAGATGAGGAAAGACAGTCTATCTGGGAAGGCAGAATAGCATGTGTGAAGGCGTGCGATTATTCTACATGTTTGGGAACTACTAACTAGTTTGGTCTGGCAGGAGAATAAATGCACATAAGAAATAGTTATGGATAGGACTGGAAAGGCAAGCAAGAGCGAGGCTATGAAGGATACCAAACACCACGTGAAACAGCCTGGACTGAATCCTGTAGGTAACAGGAGCCAATGAATTAAAGTAGAAGAGAGAGCTGATCTGATCTGTCTTTTAGAAGGTTAACTCTGAGAGCTGTGAGGAGGATGGATTGTTGATGGGCAGTGATTGGAACAGGAAAACTAATAACGAGCTATTGTTAGAATAGAGGTGAGGAATTGCAGTGTGTGCCTGAAGAGCAAGGGGTAGAACTCATAGATCAGAGATAAACATGATATACACGACAAATGCCCACAAACTAAGCTGTAGGAACGATCACCAGGCTGGAGGCTGTGGGAAGACCACTCATCGCTATGAAGATTGTAGGTAAGATTCCTTCTTGGAGCAACTGGACAAACATTCCCCTTTACTGCTCTTTGGAGGAGAGGACTGAAACACTGAGGTTAGAGACTAAAAGCTCTGTCTCACCTCCTAGTGTCATGGGGACCGGAACCAGTTGTTCTCTAGATGGTGTCCTtctttgctttccatagtgagaCACAGTGGGTGGGGTCATTCTAGTGTCTTGAGTTAGTCCCTCCAGTTCTCACAGACCAGCGTCCCTCACCCCACCACTTCCTACTAGGAGATCAGACAGTATCATTCTTCCTGCAGTCTCAGTAAGAGCTGGAGCTAAAAGCAGTGAAGAATCTAACGCAAAGGAGCACTAAGGGAAAGAGTACTTCTAAAGTGAAAGGATTCTGACaatgacttttttattttaaaacaggggagggggcaggaagacAACAACTACGCAATCATAGTAAGTTACTGCTTATGTTAACACGTCCAGCTTTAACAAAAACAGGACTTTGTAGAACATAAAGCAATGAATCATTTCAAAGCCAACGAAGACTGCTGCTTTTGAAAACTATATAGTGAAAGGTTAAGACACATTATTAACTGGTTTTTACTCAGCACATACTAGTAAAATATACGCAAAAATGATCAGTTTTCTCTCAAGTCACTTAATCAGGATTGTCTACTTTGAAGTACCATTTCTTATATTTAATGCAAAGGGTTTCTGCAATGCTAAGAGTGGAGGAGAAGTAGTATCTGGCTTTAAAATCTATGAATGGCCCCCCAAAACTCAGAAAATctattagatattttattatacaGTCAAGTTAGAACCATAATCAAGCCAAAAGCGGTATGAAAAGGACTTCAAATCTCAAACACTGCTTTTGGCCTAAACTGGAGATATACAAACCAGGCCCTAAGGCCCATCTCTGAGTTTCTTCTTACAGAATAAAGCTTAGGTCAATTCTCTGGTTGGCAGAGTGGCATCTTGTCAAATGGCTATAGGTCCTTTATTAATCATGCCTTTGAGCTCGCAGGCTAAAAACAACTTGGATCAAGAGCCAACAGGAAGCACAAAGCAAAAGAGACTGAACAAAGGTGAAAAACAAGAAAGTAGTAATGTATGGGGTTTGTGGTGTGTGAGCAAGAAAGGTGAGAGGCAGGAGAGGGCGTGGGGTGAGGAATGGCTATACCAAAAACGCAAGGGCCAGAGGTGCCGCAGCAGAGGCGTTATAATTGTAGTTAACCACCTAAATAcctagaagattttttttttttttaaagattggaacctgagctaacatctgttcccaatcttcttcttcttcttttgcttcttcttctccccaaagtgccccagtacacagttgtatattctagctgtaggtctttctggttgtgctatgtgggaagcggcctcagcatggcctgatgaacagtgccatgtccatgccaagGATGCGAACCAGCAAcaccctggcctgccaaagcgaagagcttgaacttaaccacttggccatggtgctggcccccTAGAAGGTTTTGTGTCCTACAGTACAAAACAGacttacaaaaaaacaaaagttatatGTGCTCATAACTAATTatatagaaaattcagaaaaatagaaagaaacctTCCCCCATATTCCCATCCCAACATCCAGAGGTAACCAATGGTaataatgttttagtatttttcctTCAAGTTTGTTTTCTGTGCTTAGTTTTTATACAGGTAAGATAATAAAGCTTCAATATACATAATTAAATTTTGCAAATAGACAATACATTCACATGATTCAAAATCTAAAAAGTATAACACTCCATTAGTTTGATTCCTTTCTCCCACTGTCCAAAGGATATGATGCATTTTCAAACCCTGGCTTTCAGATTTTGTCTCACACAAAAGTAACACTAatggagagaaacaaaatataacCGATATACTATAGTCTTACTCTTCTGATAAGCTGCTTCATAAAAGTCACACAGTGGAGAAAGTCCTGACGTTACTAAACTGACAATGAATGTTGAAATACCGAAACATGATCTTTAGGACAGACAGATAGAAGATTAGGgcaggaacatgggcatggagaCAAATTTGGTCAAAAAGGAGGAAATGATACACAGCACTGCAGCCAGCACAAAGCTGAGGACATACAGAGGGGCTGAGAATGTCTGCCCCATGGATCCTTCACCAACCACTCAATTTCAGAGTTAAAGACCACAGCCAGATACAGCAGACACTTGGAAGGAAGGGTAAATAGCTTTTCCCCCTCAGCAAGAAAATGGACTTTAATACAggaaattattagaagaaataaaatcgcTTCATATTTATACCCCTAAGTTTGAGATTCCTTAACAAAACAGTGATTTTCacttatgttttaatatttttccttcattagATATTTTCAGTCCCACAAAAATATTTGCCTTCcttaaataaatcaaatatagaTGGTATGGCATTGAATTCCGTAAAAACATCTTATTATTACTTAGTTTTTTCATTGTCAAGTGCAACACAAGTAGAGAAAAATGTtcaaaacataaatgtaaatttcactGAACTATTACAAGAACACTTGTGTGATCACGATGGACATTAAGAAATAAAAGGTTTCCAGACCCCAGAGGCTTCCCTCTCTCCTTAGTAACATACCTCTCCTTCCCCAACAAAGCAATTATTTTCCTAGCTCTTGTAATAgttctttctttgtttaattaCAGTTTAACCACTTAAGCATGCAGCTCCAAACACTGTAGTTTATTACTGCCTGTTTTTCCTTTACGTTTATAGAAATGATACAATATAATTCTTTCATGACTGACTTAAATTGCTTAATATTACTTATGAGATTCATATCATAGCAGGTAGGTGTAGtttgttttcattgctgtataatatttcattttagaaatgtatCACTAggtatttacatattttactACTGAAGAACATCTGGGCTATTTCCAGTTTTGCTCTATTGTTAGTAAATACTGCTGCTAGGAGTGTACTTGTACGTGTCTCTTGATACACATTTTTGTCAGGTATATACCAAGGATCGGACATACTTACAGCTAAGTTTCCATATCTCCAGCTTTCATAGATTATGATAAACTTTTTTCAAGAAGATGACTCCACTTTAACATTTTCACTAACAGTTTTATGTGAATTCCACTTATTTCACACCCTCACTAACTCTTGTTCTTGGTTGTTTGATTAATTTTAGTCTTTCTAGCTTGTATGTAGGGTTATCTTatcttggttttaatttgtattccttAATTACTAATTAAGTAAAAAAccccactttttaaatttgttgggTATTTATACTCTTTAGTGAACTGTCTGTTCAACGCTTTTGCAGACTTTTCTATTGAgctgtctttgtctttttaaaatatatcctagATGCATGAACAGTTTTTTTAAAGCCCCGCCACCAAAC
This genomic interval carries:
- the PHACTR4 gene encoding phosphatase and actin regulator 4 isoform X7, encoding MEDPFEEAGQPTADPGMVMDSVEAGDTTPPTKRKSKFSGFGKIFKPWKWRKKKSSDKFKETSEVLERKISMRKPREELVKRGLLLEDPEQGGEDPGKLSHAMLKNGHTTPIGSARSSSPDEGEEEPGRITSLRKPIPEEDPKKRLGSTGSQPNSEAESGPENAPKQPLLPPKRPLSSSHEANEGQAKDATSSGSTARSISSTSTAATTTAPAATTAASNLAKTVHSSVPPSPAPRTLPAAPASTNTTATPSLTHTVPAKQPPIPPPKPAHRNSNPVIAELSQAINSGTLLSKPSPPLPPKRGIPSTLVPTSESAAVAATTKAPSDQREKSTCSVGSEPLLMIPPPSPSPPLPTHVPPEPPRSPPFPAKTFQVVPEIEFPPSLDLPQEVPQQEDQKKEVPKRMLDHSFGEPHVPPRLPPVPLHIRIQQALTSPLPMSPPLEGSHRAHSLLFENSDSFSEDNSTLGRTRSLPVTIEMLKVPHDEEEEEQTHPPAFSEDTASTSVVPKLPQCLQEEEEEKESDSDSEGPIQYRDEEDEDESHHSALANKVKRKDTLAMKLNHRPSEPELNMNSWPRKSKEEWNEIRHQIGNTLIRRLSQRPTPEELEQRNILQPKNEADRQAEKREIKRRLTRKLSQRPTVAELLARKILRFNEYVEVTDAQDYDRRADKPWTKLTPADKAAIRKELNEFKSSEMEVHEESKHFTRYHRP
- the PHACTR4 gene encoding phosphatase and actin regulator 4 isoform X3 codes for the protein MEDPFDFSREPWDTTEEAGQPTADPGMVMDSVEAGDTTPPTKRKSKFSGFGKIFKPWKWRKKKSSDKFKETSEVLERKISMRKPREELVKRGLLLEDPEQGGEDPGKLSHAMLKNGHTTPIGSARSSSPDEGEEEPGRITSLRKPIPEEDPKKRLGSTGSQPNSEAESGPENAPKQPLLPPKRPLSSSHEANEGQAKDATSSGSTARSISSTSTAATTTAPAATTAASNLAKTVHSSVPPSPAPRTLPAAPASTNTTATPSLTHTVPAKQPPIPPPKPAHRNSNPVIAELSQAINSGTLLSKPSPPLPPKRGIPSTLVPTSESAAVAATTKAPSDQREKSTCSVGSEPLLMIPPPSPSPPLPTHVPPEPPRSPPFPAKTFQVVPEIEFPPSLDLPQEVPQQEDQKKEVPKRMLDHSFGEPHVPPRLPPVPLHIRIQQALTSPLPMSPPLEGSHRAHSLLFENSDSFSEDNSTLGRTRSLPVTIEMLKVPHDEEEEEQTHPPAFSEDTASTSVVPKLPQCLQEEEEEKESDSDSEGPIQYRDEEDEDESHHSALANKVKRKDTLAMKLNHRPSEPELNMNSWPRKSKEEWNEIRHQIGNTLIRRLSQRPTPEELEQRNILQPKNEADRQAEKREIKRRLTRKLSQRPTVAELLARKILRFNEYVEVTDAQDYDRRADKPWTKLTPADKAAIRKELNEFKSSEMEVHEESKHFTRYHRP
- the PHACTR4 gene encoding phosphatase and actin regulator 4 isoform X5 yields the protein MEDPFDFSREPWDKEAGQPTADPGMVMDSVEAGDTTPPTKRKSKFSGFGKIFKPWKWRKKKSSDKFKETSEVLERKISMRKPREELVKRGLLLEDPEQGGEDPGKLSHAMLKNGHTTPIGSARSSSPDEGEEEPGRITSLRKPIPEEDPKKRLGSTGSQPNSEAESGPENAPKQPLLPPKRPLSSSHEANEGQAKDATSSGSTARSISSTSTAATTTAPAATTAASNLAKTVHSSVPPSPAPRTLPAAPASTNTTATPSLTHTVPAKQPPIPPPKPAHRNSNPVIAELSQAINSGTLLSKPSPPLPPKRGIPSTLVPTSESAAVAATTKAPSDQREKSTCSVGSEPLLMIPPPSPSPPLPTHVPPEPPRSPPFPAKTFQVVPEIEFPPSLDLPQEVPQQEDQKKEVPKRMLDHSFGEPHVPPRLPPVPLHIRIQQALTSPLPMSPPLEGSHRAHSLLFENSDSFSEDNSTLGRTRSLPVTIEMLKVPHDEEEEEQTHPPAFSEDTASTSVVPKLPQCLQEEEEEKESDSDSEGPIQYRDEEDEDESHHSALANKVKRKDTLAMKLNHRPSEPELNMNSWPRKSKEEWNEIRHQIGNTLIRRLSQRPTPEELEQRNILQPKNEADRQAEKREIKRRLTRKLSQRPTVAELLARKILRFNEYVEVTDAQDYDRRADKPWTKLTPADKAAIRKELNEFKSSEMEVHEESKHFTRYHRP
- the PHACTR4 gene encoding phosphatase and actin regulator 4 isoform X1, producing the protein MYLMNSVKRLPQLEARSKETSPENPGTVEEAGQPTADPGMVMDSVEAGDTTPPTKRKSKFSGFGKIFKPWKWRKKKSSDKFKETSEVLERKISMRKPREELVKRGLLLEDPEQGGEDPGKLSHAMLKNGHTTPIGSARSSSPDEGEEEPGRITSLRKPIPEEDPKKRLGSTGSQPNSEAESGPENAPKQPLLPPKRPLSSSHEANEGQAKDATSSGSTARSISSTSTAATTTAPAATTAASNLAKTVHSSVPPSPAPRTLPAAPASTNTTATPSLTHTVPAKQPPIPPPKPAHRNSNPVIAELSQAINSGTLLSKPSPPLPPKRGIPSTLVPTSESAAVAATTKAPSDQREKSTCSVGSEPLLMIPPPSPSPPLPTHVPPEPPRSPPFPAKTFQVVPEIEFPPSLDLPQEVPQQEDQKKEVPKRMLDHSFGEPHVPPRLPPVPLHIRIQQALTSPLPMSPPLEGSHRAHSLLFENSDSFSEDNSTLGRTRSLPVTIEMLKVPHDEEEEEQTHPPAFSEDTASTSVVPKLPQCLQEEEEEKESDSDSEGPIQYRDEEDEDESHHSALANKVKRKDTLAMKLNHRPSEPELNMNSWPRKSKEEWNEIRHQIGNTLIRRLSQRPTPEELEQRNILQPKNEADRQAEKREIKRRLTRKLSQRPTVAELLARKILRFNEYVEVTDAQDYDRRADKPWTKLTPADKAAIRKELNEFKSSEMEVHEESKHFTRYHRP
- the PHACTR4 gene encoding phosphatase and actin regulator 4 isoform X8, whose translation is MVMDSVEAGDTTPPTKRKSKFSGFGKIFKPWKWRKKKSSDKFKETSEVLERKISMRKPREELVKRGLLLEDPEQGGEDPGKLSHAMLKNGHTTPIGSARSSSPDEGEEEPGRITSLRKPIPEEDPKKRLGSTGSQPNSEAESGPENAPKQPLLPPKRPLSSSHEANEGQAKDATSSGSTARSISSTSTAATTTAPAATTAASNLAKTVHSSVPPSPAPRTLPAAPASTNTTATPSLTHTVPAKQPPIPPPKPAHRNSNPVIAELSQAINSGTLLSKPSPPLPPKRGIPSTLVPTSESAAVAATTKAPSDQREKSTCSVGSEPLLMIPPPSPSPPLPTHVPPEPPRSPPFPAKTFQVVPEIEFPPSLDLPQEVPQQEDQKKEVPKRMLDHSFGEPHVPPRLPPVPLHIRIQQALTSPLPMSPPLEGSHRAHSLLFENSDSFSEDNSTLGRTRSLPVTIEMLKVPHDEEEEEQTHPPAFSEDTASTSVVPKLPQCLQEEEEEKESDSDSEGPIQYRDEEDEDESHHSALANKVKRKDTLAMKLNHRPSEPELNMNSWPRKSKEEWNEIRHQIGNTLIRRLSQRPTPEELEQRNILQPKNEADRQAEKREIKRRLTRKLSQRPTVAELLARKILRFNEYVEVTDAQDYDRRADKPWTKLTPADKAAIRKELNEFKSSEMEVHEESKHFTRYHRP